A window from Synechococcus sp. RSCCF101 encodes these proteins:
- the truB gene encoding tRNA pseudouridine(55) synthase TruB, with protein sequence MTGSGLPCGFLVLDKPAGLTSHDCVSRVRRAYGLRRVGHGGTLDPAVTGVLPIAVGAATRFLPYLRQDKRYRGRIQLGLRTDTDDLEGAVLERQPPPDLSRDELETALERFRGVIQQVPPQVSAVRVDGVRAYRLARQGQTAVLQARSQTVHSLELERWDAASGELELSVVCSAGTYIRALARDLGQLLGCGGCLAELRRTGALGFEESEAVPLARLSEPPPPDLLDPLQALRHWRWHRLDHEAMTAWQCGRRLRAAEPDEPGPVVVLGPEGDLAGMAHPDGEWLQPKLVLNARG encoded by the coding sequence GTGACCGGCTCGGGCCTGCCCTGCGGCTTTCTGGTGCTGGACAAGCCGGCCGGGCTGACCTCCCACGATTGTGTCTCCCGGGTGAGGCGGGCCTACGGCCTCCGGCGTGTCGGTCACGGCGGCACCCTCGACCCGGCCGTGACGGGTGTTCTGCCGATCGCGGTGGGAGCCGCCACCCGGTTCCTGCCCTACCTGCGGCAGGACAAGCGCTACCGGGGACGCATTCAGCTGGGGCTGCGCACCGACACCGACGACCTGGAGGGCGCGGTGCTGGAGCGTCAGCCGCCTCCCGACCTCAGCCGCGACGAGCTGGAGACGGCGCTTGAGCGGTTCCGGGGCGTGATTCAGCAGGTGCCGCCCCAGGTGTCGGCCGTGCGGGTGGATGGCGTGAGGGCCTACCGACTGGCCCGTCAGGGGCAGACCGCCGTGCTGCAGGCACGCAGCCAGACGGTGCACTCCCTGGAGCTGGAGCGCTGGGACGCCGCCAGCGGGGAGCTGGAGCTGAGCGTGGTCTGCTCCGCCGGGACCTACATCCGGGCCCTGGCACGCGACCTCGGGCAGCTGCTCGGGTGCGGGGGATGCCTGGCTGAGCTGCGCCGCACGGGTGCCCTCGGATTCGAGGAGAGCGAGGCGGTGCCGCTGGCCCGCCTGTCGGAGCCCCCACCGCCGGACCTGCTCGATCCCCTGCAGGCCCTGAGGCACTGGCGCTGGCACCGGCTGGATCATGAAGCCATGACCGCCTGGCAGTGCGGGCGACGGCTCCGGGCGGCGGAACCGGACGAGCCCGGGCCGGTGGTGGTGCTCGGGCCCGAGGGCGACCTCGCCGGCATGGCCCATCCCGACGGGGAGTGGCTGCAGCCGAAACTGGTGCTCAACGCGAGGGGGTGA
- a CDS encoding queuosine precursor transporter produces MPSATDHQAFQERRDLVFLLLSGLFLGTMAMLNLLGLTRFLLLGSLGRWPLVVAVGALPYPLTFLCTDLISELWGERRAGQLVWVGFLLNGWIVLILWLGGVLPGTDGFGGGLGLPDPAATGDLPVFYELRRLTFGGVTASMVAYLAAQFTDVRLFHFWKRLTGGRALWLRNNGSTLISQLVDTSAVVLISHYGAHVLPVDPAAALPPQLLGFIASGYLFKLLVALADTVPFILLVGWLRPWLGIPEPGEEIAPQA; encoded by the coding sequence GTGCCGTCGGCGACGGACCATCAGGCGTTCCAGGAGCGGCGCGACCTGGTGTTTCTGCTGCTCTCGGGCCTGTTCCTGGGCACGATGGCGATGCTCAATCTGCTGGGCTTGACGCGGTTCCTGCTGCTGGGCTCCCTGGGCCGCTGGCCTCTCGTGGTGGCGGTGGGAGCGCTGCCGTACCCGCTCACCTTCCTCTGCACGGATCTGATCAGTGAGCTCTGGGGCGAGCGCCGGGCCGGCCAGCTGGTGTGGGTGGGCTTCCTGCTCAATGGCTGGATCGTGCTGATCCTCTGGCTGGGTGGCGTGCTGCCCGGGACCGATGGCTTCGGAGGCGGCCTGGGGCTGCCGGATCCGGCGGCCACCGGTGACCTGCCGGTGTTCTACGAGCTCCGCCGGCTCACCTTCGGAGGCGTGACGGCCTCGATGGTGGCCTACCTGGCCGCCCAGTTCACCGACGTGCGCCTGTTTCACTTCTGGAAACGCCTGACCGGAGGCCGTGCCCTCTGGCTGCGCAACAACGGGTCCACCCTGATCAGCCAGCTGGTCGACACCAGTGCGGTTGTGCTGATCAGTCATTACGGCGCCCACGTGCTGCCGGTGGACCCCGCTGCGGCACTGCCGCCCCAGTTGCTCGGCTTCATCGCCAGCGGCTATCTGTTCAAGCTCCTGGTCGCACTGGCGGACACCGTACCCTTCATCCTCCTGGTGGGCTGGCTGCGCCCCTGGCTCGGGATTCCGGAGCCCGGGGAGGAGATCGCTCCCCAGGCGTAG
- a CDS encoding bifunctional 2-polyprenyl-6-hydroxyphenol methylase/3-demethylubiquinol 3-O-methyltransferase UbiG: MTVSPSAEPAADRFLADGFDLRLHLQEYLGLDSQTLEQRLPHSRQALAALHPGGFDEASPERFYEDAVGTSHLLELADWHLGSCDYIADTIRVIEQAATGQVLDFGGGIGTHALAALAMEAVDQVWVVDLNPHNRAFVAERARRLGVSSRLHCCRDLDDPALPARFDTLICLDVLEHLSDPAGQLEIFAERLTGTGVAALNWYFFKGFSGEYPFHYDDPELVERFFQTLQSRYLEVFHPYLITTRLYRRQR; encoded by the coding sequence TTGACCGTCTCCCCATCGGCTGAACCGGCGGCGGACCGCTTTCTCGCCGACGGCTTCGATCTGAGGCTGCACCTGCAGGAGTACCTCGGTCTCGATTCCCAGACGCTTGAACAGCGGCTGCCCCACAGCCGGCAGGCTCTGGCTGCCCTCCATCCGGGCGGCTTCGATGAGGCCAGCCCGGAGCGCTTCTACGAGGACGCCGTGGGCACCAGTCATCTGCTGGAGCTGGCGGACTGGCATCTCGGCAGCTGCGACTACATCGCCGACACGATCCGGGTGATCGAGCAGGCGGCCACGGGGCAGGTGCTGGATTTCGGCGGGGGGATCGGTACCCATGCCCTGGCCGCTCTGGCCATGGAAGCCGTGGATCAGGTGTGGGTGGTGGATCTCAATCCCCACAACCGGGCTTTTGTCGCCGAACGTGCCCGACGACTCGGTGTGTCATCGCGGCTGCACTGCTGCCGCGATCTCGACGACCCCGCGCTCCCGGCCCGCTTCGATACGCTCATCTGCCTCGACGTGCTGGAACACCTGAGCGACCCCGCCGGTCAGCTCGAGATCTTTGCCGAGCGGCTGACCGGAACCGGCGTGGCGGCGCTGAACTGGTACTTCTTCAAGGGGTTCTCAGGCGAGTACCCCTTTCACTACGACGACCCCGAACTGGTCGAGCGGTTCTTCCAGACGCTTCAGAGTCGCTACCTCGAGGTGTTTCACCCCTACCTGATCACCACCCGTCTGTACCGGCGTCAGCGTTGA
- the rpmA gene encoding 50S ribosomal protein L27: protein MAHKKGTGSTRNGRDSNAKRLGVKAYGGEHVRPGAILIRQRGTSVLPGVNVGLGKDDTLFALVEGTVQFQTIRRGLRQRKRISVVGA from the coding sequence ATGGCTCACAAGAAAGGCACCGGCTCCACCCGCAACGGCCGCGACTCCAACGCCAAGCGCCTCGGCGTGAAGGCCTACGGAGGCGAGCATGTGCGTCCCGGCGCGATCCTCATCCGTCAGCGGGGCACCAGTGTTCTGCCCGGCGTGAACGTGGGTCTCGGCAAGGACGACACCCTCTTCGCCCTTGTTGAGGGAACCGTTCAGTTCCAGACGATCCGCCGCGGTCTGCGCCAGCGCAAGCGCATCTCGGTCGTCGGGGCCTGA
- the rplU gene encoding 50S ribosomal protein L21, protein MTSTTAPETAATSLYAIVETSGQQMWLQPGRYYDVDRIQAEAGDTLELTDVLLVRHGDQSLVGQPTVEGAAVQLTVLSHRRGPKVTVYKMRPKKKTRRKNGHRQELTRVSVTAITMAGKPLS, encoded by the coding sequence ATGACCAGCACAACGGCCCCGGAGACGGCGGCCACCTCCCTGTACGCCATCGTCGAGACCTCCGGTCAGCAGATGTGGCTGCAACCCGGGCGTTACTACGACGTCGACAGGATTCAGGCCGAAGCCGGTGACACCCTTGAGCTGACCGACGTGCTCCTGGTCCGTCACGGGGATCAGTCCCTCGTCGGACAGCCCACCGTGGAGGGCGCAGCCGTTCAGCTCACCGTGCTCTCCCACCGCCGCGGCCCCAAGGTGACCGTCTACAAGATGCGGCCCAAGAAGAAGACGCGCCGCAAGAACGGCCATCGCCAGGAACTCACCCGCGTGAGCGTCACCGCCATCACAATGGCCGGCAAGCCCCTGAGCTGA
- a CDS encoding circadian clock protein KaiA gives MSQAALTIGYALTDDTLQHSCNQWLKATGHRQNPLGLGWDAVRFLREHPDGCDVIVFDRQGLTPEQLRDLRDADVLVPAVVIGDVSGSVDYHEAEVHLPADQLEQLSYSVDACIARFLRQGLRMGGASDSESSTGPAAQGEDATPPTWQLAQRLRERLGYLGVFYKRDPSRFLRSLPPGERAELFQSLERTYRDLLLSYFRDRPAANQALESFVNTAFFSDLPITKTVEIHMNLIDRFGKQLKLEGHNNDFLQDYRLALLDVMAHLCEMYRRSVPPDAELGARRRSSSRVASEGEVAQ, from the coding sequence ATGAGCCAGGCGGCTCTCACCATCGGGTATGCGCTCACGGATGACACGCTTCAGCACTCCTGCAACCAGTGGCTGAAGGCCACAGGCCACCGCCAGAATCCGCTCGGCCTGGGATGGGATGCGGTCCGCTTCCTGAGGGAGCACCCCGATGGCTGTGATGTGATTGTTTTCGACCGGCAGGGGCTGACTCCCGAGCAGCTCAGGGATCTGCGGGATGCGGATGTCCTGGTGCCGGCCGTGGTGATCGGCGATGTGAGCGGCAGCGTCGACTACCACGAGGCCGAGGTGCACCTGCCGGCCGATCAGCTGGAGCAGCTCAGCTACAGCGTCGATGCCTGCATCGCCAGGTTCCTTCGCCAGGGGCTGCGCATGGGCGGTGCATCGGACTCCGAGAGCAGCACGGGGCCGGCAGCCCAGGGCGAGGACGCCACGCCACCGACCTGGCAGCTCGCGCAGCGCCTGCGGGAGCGCCTCGGCTATCTCGGAGTCTTCTACAAGCGGGATCCCAGCCGCTTCCTGCGCAGCCTGCCGCCGGGTGAGCGGGCCGAGTTGTTTCAGTCGCTGGAGCGAACCTACCGCGATCTGCTGTTGAGTTACTTCCGCGACCGTCCCGCTGCGAACCAGGCGCTGGAAAGCTTCGTGAACACCGCCTTCTTCAGTGATCTCCCGATTACAAAAACCGTGGAAATCCACATGAATCTCATTGACCGATTCGGCAAGCAGCTAAAACTGGAGGGCCACAACAATGACTTTCTCCAGGACTATCGCCTGGCCCTGCTGGATGTGATGGCTCACCTCTGCGAAATGTACCGGCGCTCCGTGCCGCCCGATGCCGAGCTTGGCGCCAGGCGCCGATCCTCCTCCCGTGTCGCCAGTGAGGGGGAGGTGGCCCAATGA
- the kaiB gene encoding circadian clock protein KaiB translates to MSARKTYILKLYVAGNTPNSMRALKTLRSILETDFSGVYALKVIDVLKNPQLAEEDKILATPTLAKILPPPVRRIIGDLSDRERVLIGLDLLYDELTDDTLGIPLSQSLESEDGTAVPADPTD, encoded by the coding sequence ATGAGTGCCCGCAAGACCTACATCCTGAAGCTGTACGTCGCCGGCAACACGCCCAACTCGATGCGGGCTCTCAAGACCCTGCGCAGCATTCTTGAAACAGACTTCAGCGGCGTCTACGCCCTGAAGGTGATTGATGTGCTCAAGAACCCCCAGCTCGCCGAGGAAGACAAGATCCTGGCGACACCGACTCTGGCGAAGATCCTGCCACCCCCAGTGCGCCGGATCATCGGTGATCTTTCCGATCGCGAGCGTGTTCTGATCGGACTCGATCTGCTGTACGATGAATTAACGGATGACACACTTGGCATTCCGCTGAGTCAGTCTCTGGAATCGGAGGATGGAACTGCCGTTCCGGCTGATCCGACCGATTGA
- the kaiC gene encoding circadian clock protein KaiC has product MIDQSSGTLPLMQVQKLPTGIEGFDDICQGGLPAGRATLLSGTSGTGKTVFSLHFLQNGISYYDEAGIFVTFEESPLDILRNAASFGWNLQEMAEQDKLFILDASPDPDGQDVAGSFDLSGLIERINYAIRKYKAKRVVIDSITAVFQQYDAVSTVRREIFRLIARLKEIGVTTIMTTERIDEYGPIARYGVEEFVSDNVVILRNVLEGEKRRRTVEILKLRGTTHMKGEFPFTMGAHGVNIFPLGAMRLTQRSSNVRVSSGVPRLDEMCGGGFFKDSIILATGATGTGKTLLVSKFIENACVNQERAILFAYEESRAQLLRNGSSWGTDFEQMEKDGLLKIICAYPESTGLEDHLQIIKTEIQEFKPSRMAIDSLSALARGVSHNAFRQFVIGVTGYAKQEEIAGFFTNTSEEFMGSHSITDSHISTITDTIILLQYVEIRGEMARAINVFKMRGSQHDKGIREFVITSNGPDIKDSFTNFERIISGVPHRVTGSERTELSRILHGVAGEDNT; this is encoded by the coding sequence ATGATTGACCAGTCGTCCGGAACCCTGCCCCTGATGCAGGTTCAGAAGCTGCCGACGGGGATCGAGGGCTTCGACGACATCTGTCAGGGCGGTCTCCCCGCCGGCCGGGCGACGTTGCTCAGCGGCACGTCGGGAACGGGCAAGACGGTGTTTTCGCTGCACTTCCTCCAGAACGGAATTTCCTACTACGACGAGGCAGGGATTTTCGTCACCTTTGAGGAGTCCCCGCTCGACATCCTCCGAAACGCGGCCAGTTTCGGCTGGAATCTGCAGGAGATGGCGGAGCAGGACAAGCTCTTCATTCTTGATGCCTCACCCGACCCCGATGGTCAGGATGTGGCCGGCAGCTTCGATCTCTCAGGTCTGATCGAGCGGATCAATTACGCGATTCGCAAATACAAAGCCAAGCGGGTCGTGATCGACTCGATCACAGCTGTCTTCCAGCAATACGACGCCGTGTCCACGGTGCGCCGCGAGATCTTCCGTCTGATCGCACGCCTCAAGGAGATCGGCGTCACCACGATCATGACGACCGAGCGGATCGATGAATACGGCCCGATCGCGCGCTATGGGGTGGAGGAGTTCGTCTCCGACAACGTGGTGATTCTCCGCAACGTGCTTGAGGGCGAGAAGCGTCGCCGCACCGTTGAGATCCTCAAGCTGCGCGGCACCACCCACATGAAGGGGGAGTTTCCCTTCACGATGGGTGCCCACGGCGTCAACATCTTCCCGCTGGGTGCCATGCGCCTCACCCAGCGGTCCTCGAATGTTCGGGTCAGCTCCGGCGTTCCGCGTCTGGACGAGATGTGTGGTGGTGGCTTCTTCAAGGATTCCATCATTCTGGCCACCGGCGCGACGGGAACCGGCAAGACGCTTCTGGTCAGCAAGTTCATTGAGAATGCCTGCGTCAACCAGGAGCGGGCGATTCTCTTCGCCTACGAGGAATCCCGCGCTCAGTTGCTGCGCAACGGATCCAGCTGGGGCACCGACTTCGAGCAAATGGAGAAGGATGGTCTGCTGAAGATCATCTGTGCCTACCCGGAGTCAACTGGCCTGGAAGATCACCTGCAGATCATCAAAACCGAGATTCAGGAGTTCAAGCCATCCCGTATGGCCATCGACTCCCTGTCGGCTCTGGCACGAGGCGTGAGCCATAACGCCTTCCGCCAGTTCGTGATCGGAGTCACCGGTTACGCCAAGCAGGAAGAGATCGCCGGCTTCTTCACGAACACCTCGGAGGAGTTCATGGGCAGCCACTCGATCACGGATTCCCACATCTCCACGATCACTGACACGATCATCCTGCTTCAGTATGTGGAGATCCGCGGTGAGATGGCCCGCGCAATCAACGTTTTCAAGATGCGTGGTTCACAGCACGACAAGGGCATCCGCGAATTCGTGATCACCTCCAACGGTCCCGACATCAAGGATTCCTTCACCAACTTCGAACGCATCATCAGCGGTGTCCCCCACCGCGTCACCGGCAGCGAGCGCACCGAGCTCTCCCGCATCCTTCACGGCGTTGCCGGTGAAGACAACACCTGA
- a CDS encoding ATP-binding protein, with the protein MNPTSAAADASAAPEPAAWAEGLDLQPQPTGWRRRLALWWAEFSLQTKLLAVATLVVSLVMTGITFFALNGIQVDARSSDTRYARDLGLLLSANVTPLVAEGNDRELASVADRFWRSSRSLRYIFFADPQGIIYLGIPISGSASGDAGDGSELLLNRRLELPPDLRNRPQNPLIRQHLTPSGQVTDVFVPMVSDGTYLGVLALGINPNEAVLATAALTREVTVAVFISIWVLVILGAVFNALTITRPVKELLRGVRAIAGGTFSARIALPVGGELGELLNGFNDMASQLEAYNEANIEELTAAQGKQQSLIATMADGAVLLDEEGRIVLVNPTARRLFRWEGRNLEGKELVLEMPERLTLELGGPLETVLDGERESTDVRCNFGEPPRTLRIVLQSVRDGSGTSIKGITMTIQDLTREVELNAAQSRFISNVSHELRTPLFNIKSYVETLHDLGDQLSDEDRRDFLAIANDETDRLTRLVNDVLDLSRLESGRQVKLESMDLRPALEQAVRNYRLNAEDKGVLMELLAEDPLPAVLANWDLLLQVIDNLLGNALKFTGNGGAIRLRAYVWPDSCQLTVPNTALNAPADDESEAEAGADAPSCELSSPLPRLRVEIADSGCGVSEADQQRIFERFFRVENAVHTEAGTGLGLSIVRGILDKHNSRVHMISEPGIGTTFWFELPLEGADQDELNLMVERRSSQERTDSRAKANQVLSSPATP; encoded by the coding sequence ATGAATCCCACATCTGCCGCTGCTGACGCTTCCGCCGCACCGGAACCGGCCGCCTGGGCCGAGGGTCTGGATCTGCAGCCTCAGCCCACGGGCTGGCGCCGGCGACTGGCGCTCTGGTGGGCCGAATTCAGCCTGCAGACCAAGCTGCTGGCGGTGGCGACCCTGGTGGTGAGCCTGGTGATGACCGGCATCACCTTCTTCGCCCTCAACGGCATCCAGGTGGATGCCCGCAGCAGCGACACCCGCTACGCCCGCGATCTGGGTCTGCTGCTCTCGGCCAACGTCACACCCCTGGTGGCGGAGGGCAACGACCGTGAATTGGCTTCGGTCGCTGATCGCTTCTGGCGATCGAGCCGCAGCCTCCGCTACATCTTCTTCGCCGATCCCCAGGGAATCATCTACCTGGGCATCCCGATCAGTGGCAGCGCCAGCGGCGATGCCGGCGACGGCAGCGAGCTGCTGCTCAACCGGCGGCTGGAGCTGCCACCCGACCTGCGCAACCGCCCCCAGAACCCCCTGATCCGCCAGCACCTGACCCCGTCCGGGCAGGTGACCGATGTGTTCGTGCCCATGGTGAGCGACGGCACCTATCTGGGTGTGCTGGCCCTGGGCATCAATCCCAACGAAGCGGTTCTGGCCACGGCCGCACTCACCCGGGAGGTGACCGTGGCGGTGTTCATCTCGATCTGGGTGCTGGTGATCCTGGGGGCCGTGTTCAACGCCCTCACCATCACCCGACCGGTGAAGGAGCTGCTGCGCGGGGTCCGCGCGATCGCCGGTGGCACCTTCTCGGCCCGCATCGCGCTCCCGGTGGGTGGGGAGCTGGGGGAACTCCTCAACGGTTTCAACGACATGGCCTCCCAGCTGGAGGCCTACAACGAAGCCAACATCGAGGAACTCACCGCTGCCCAGGGCAAGCAGCAGTCCCTGATCGCGACCATGGCCGATGGCGCGGTGCTGCTGGATGAGGAGGGCCGGATCGTGCTGGTCAACCCCACGGCCCGGCGGCTGTTCCGCTGGGAGGGCCGCAACCTGGAGGGCAAGGAGCTGGTGCTGGAGATGCCGGAACGGCTCACGCTCGAGCTGGGCGGTCCGCTGGAAACGGTGCTGGATGGAGAGCGGGAGAGCACCGACGTGCGCTGCAACTTCGGCGAGCCGCCGCGCACCCTCCGGATCGTGCTCCAGTCGGTGCGCGACGGCAGCGGCACCAGCATCAAGGGCATCACGATGACCATTCAGGACCTCACCCGCGAGGTGGAGCTGAATGCGGCCCAGAGCCGCTTCATCAGCAACGTGTCGCACGAGCTGCGTACACCGCTGTTCAACATCAAGAGCTACGTCGAGACCCTGCACGATCTGGGCGATCAGCTGAGCGATGAGGACCGCAGGGACTTCCTGGCCATCGCCAACGACGAGACCGACCGCCTCACCCGGCTGGTGAACGACGTTCTCGACCTGTCGCGGCTGGAGTCGGGACGGCAGGTGAAGCTGGAGAGCATGGATCTGCGTCCGGCGCTGGAGCAGGCGGTGCGCAACTACCGGCTCAATGCCGAGGACAAGGGGGTGCTGATGGAGCTGCTGGCCGAGGATCCGCTGCCTGCCGTTCTGGCCAACTGGGACCTGCTGCTGCAGGTGATCGACAACCTCCTGGGCAACGCCCTCAAGTTCACCGGCAATGGCGGAGCGATCCGGCTGCGGGCCTACGTCTGGCCGGACAGCTGTCAGCTGACAGTGCCGAACACCGCCCTGAACGCCCCAGCAGACGATGAGAGTGAGGCCGAAGCCGGAGCCGATGCACCGAGCTGCGAGCTCAGTTCACCGCTGCCGCGCCTGCGCGTGGAAATCGCCGACAGCGGCTGCGGGGTGTCGGAAGCGGATCAGCAGCGCATCTTCGAGCGCTTCTTCCGGGTGGAGAACGCGGTGCACACCGAAGCCGGAACCGGCCTTGGCCTCTCGATCGTGCGCGGCATCCTCGACAAGCACAACAGCCGCGTTCACATGATCAGCGAACCGGGGATCGGCACCACATTCTGGTTTGAGCTCCCCCTGGAAGGAGCCGATCAGGATGAGCTCAATCTGATGGTGGAGCGGCGCAGCAGCCAGGAACGGACCGATTCGCGGGCGAAAGCCAATCAGGTGTTGTCTTCACCGGCAACGCCGTGA
- the purD gene encoding phosphoribosylamine--glycine ligase, whose translation MTLTPERILVVGSGGRENALGWALARCPGVAEVLIAPGNGGSDDHPGCRSVPVAAGDDPDLEALCRSERIELVVIGPEAPLADGLADRLRGAGFQVFGPGAEAARLEASKQWAKQLMQEAGVPTARAWRVGSLEEARPVLDALATSPVVKADGLAAGKGVTVAETREQAEAAIAEALAGRFGAAGEQLLLEERLRGPEVSVLALSDGQDLVLLPPAQDHKRIGEGDTGPNTGGMGAYAPAPVLDAAGLEAVRRTILEPTLAALRARGLDYRGVLYAGLMVTEAGPQVIEFNCRFGDPECQTLMPLMGPELAAVLLACARGELAEAPDLTVRDGCSACVVMAAPGYPGSVQLGDPIRIAWPEPAGDRQLFHAGTRREAGGTLVTSGGRVLAVVGQADSFDGAFETVYAAIEDIRFDGALLRRDIGHQVRHL comes from the coding sequence ATGACCCTGACCCCCGAGCGGATCCTGGTGGTGGGCTCCGGTGGTCGTGAGAACGCCCTCGGCTGGGCTCTGGCCCGCTGCCCGGGGGTGGCCGAGGTGCTGATCGCGCCGGGCAACGGCGGCAGCGATGACCATCCGGGCTGCCGCAGCGTGCCCGTGGCGGCCGGCGATGACCCCGACCTGGAGGCCCTCTGCCGCAGCGAGCGGATCGAGCTGGTGGTGATCGGTCCGGAGGCTCCGCTGGCCGATGGCCTGGCCGACCGGTTGCGGGGGGCGGGCTTCCAGGTCTTCGGTCCGGGTGCCGAAGCCGCCCGGCTGGAGGCCAGCAAGCAGTGGGCCAAGCAGCTGATGCAGGAGGCGGGAGTGCCCACCGCCCGGGCCTGGCGGGTCGGCAGCCTCGAGGAGGCCCGCCCCGTTCTGGACGCACTGGCCACATCGCCGGTGGTCAAGGCCGATGGCCTCGCGGCGGGGAAGGGGGTCACCGTCGCCGAAACGCGTGAGCAGGCCGAAGCGGCCATCGCCGAGGCCCTGGCCGGTCGCTTCGGGGCGGCCGGAGAACAGCTGCTGCTGGAGGAACGGCTGCGGGGCCCCGAGGTGTCGGTGCTGGCCCTCAGCGATGGGCAGGATCTGGTGCTGCTCCCGCCGGCTCAGGATCACAAACGCATCGGAGAGGGGGATACCGGGCCCAACACCGGCGGCATGGGGGCCTACGCACCGGCTCCGGTGCTGGACGCGGCCGGGCTGGAGGCGGTCCGCCGCACCATCCTCGAGCCCACCCTGGCGGCGCTGCGGGCCCGGGGGCTCGATTACCGCGGCGTGCTCTACGCCGGCCTGATGGTCACCGAGGCCGGGCCCCAGGTGATCGAATTCAACTGCCGCTTCGGGGACCCCGAATGCCAGACCCTGATGCCCCTGATGGGTCCGGAGCTGGCCGCTGTGCTCCTGGCCTGCGCCCGCGGCGAGCTGGCGGAGGCCCCCGACCTGACAGTGCGGGACGGGTGCAGCGCCTGTGTGGTGATGGCGGCCCCCGGCTATCCGGGCTCGGTGCAGCTCGGTGACCCGATCCGGATCGCGTGGCCGGAGCCGGCCGGGGATCGTCAGCTGTTCCATGCCGGCACGCGACGGGAGGCCGGCGGCACGCTGGTCACCTCGGGCGGGCGGGTGCTCGCGGTGGTGGGACAGGCCGATAGTTTCGACGGCGCCTTCGAGACGGTCTATGCCGCCATCGAGGACATCCGCTTCGATGGAGCGCTGCTGCGGCGCGACATCGGCCATCAGGTGCGACATCTCTAA
- the purC gene encoding phosphoribosylaminoimidazolesuccinocarboxamide synthase: MTGSSGFLYEGKAKRIHAGASSDRVDLEFKDEATAFNAAKRAHLEGKGWLNCQISARLFDHLERSGIPTHYLGLSPRGAHWMTARRVRVVPIEVVIRNRAAGSLCRELPIDPGTPLDPPLLDLYYKDDGLGDPLLTESRLTLLDLVTPERRQEIERMARQVNAALQALLVPLDLDLIDFKLEFGETEAGTLVVADEISPDTCRLWDQRDRAGDDPQRSLDKDRFRRDLGGVIEAYREVYKRVQGACPDPCVCR; encoded by the coding sequence ATGACCGGCAGCAGCGGATTCCTCTACGAAGGCAAGGCCAAGCGCATCCATGCCGGCGCCTCGTCGGACCGGGTGGATCTGGAGTTCAAGGACGAGGCCACTGCCTTCAATGCCGCCAAGCGGGCCCATCTCGAGGGGAAGGGCTGGCTGAACTGCCAGATCTCGGCCCGGCTGTTCGATCACCTGGAACGCAGCGGTATCCCCACCCACTACCTGGGGCTGTCCCCCAGGGGCGCCCACTGGATGACGGCCAGGCGGGTGCGTGTCGTGCCCATCGAAGTGGTGATCCGCAACCGCGCCGCGGGGTCCCTCTGCCGCGAGCTGCCGATCGACCCCGGCACCCCGCTCGATCCGCCGCTGCTCGACCTCTACTACAAGGACGATGGCCTCGGGGATCCGCTGCTGACCGAATCCAGGCTGACGCTGCTGGATCTGGTGACTCCCGAGCGACGGCAGGAGATTGAACGGATGGCCCGCCAGGTGAATGCCGCCCTGCAGGCGCTCCTCGTTCCTCTGGATCTGGATCTGATCGACTTCAAGCTCGAGTTCGGCGAAACCGAGGCTGGAACCCTGGTGGTGGCCGATGAGATCAGCCCCGACACCTGCCGTCTGTGGGATCAGCGCGATCGGGCGGGCGACGACCCGCAGCGGAGTCTCGACAAGGACCGGTTCCGCCGCGACCTCGGCGGTGTGATCGAGGCCTACAGGGAGGTCTACAAACGGGTCCAAGGGGCCTGCCCCGACCCTTGCGTCTGCAGGTAA